A single Halarcobacter anaerophilus DNA region contains:
- a CDS encoding TonB-dependent receptor — MNKYICTILLSNSLLLCSELAPVTITGTAIDSLTMQDIDPLKEKNEISSKGIELFGDKSKSSVYKTLDIDPSLVIESQDAYGLAPTKARSRGVDSNFMAMTLEGVPNYSIRPIGPRQNIYDLENLETIEYYTGALTPNTGNSVGSKAGLINLIFKRPTNIPQGTISLTTGEDDFYKAFVRADSGLINKYYKFFISMSRADAQKWKGKGDLGPKKNFVLGVTSSNENFPFEIFYTHNEQKRHDFKGLTYEQTKDLDKYYNEDYQSSDPNSKDYYDYWKDDSEYNDLQFSLRKGCFSADCLLKLYGSKYEETSEEGDGIGEVDAKRVGILFSTNYKIDKLNIENGIWMERGWLEKHVEKVSTTKQRDHLGWKWLNENHGPSEMVSPYLMAKTNFGDLKVEAGLKYFYYKEAANDTYLGNNSYSNYDDAVSNGTIAPGGEIGENRYRAWLPTLGLKYKINDTLEAFAKWGKGYQRPYRYSFAAQYAANKNGLRDKLLAQGKSLKSVVESWEMETSNMFDIGIRKYFDNAEVTTSFFYNIHDNLLSSAYDPQLGVDYLQNIGKAVIYGMQIQSNIEPTENLSLFINPAITYSEVKEDINYSDTKYSLKGNEVPETPRFTLKMGAAYQLNKHIFSVKGRYIGERYADIENEEKIDDYTTVDLTYGYNFKNVLFAKELSFQLSFLNIFDEKYISSIGSVDILEDTTSYYVGAPRSITFNIKGVF, encoded by the coding sequence ATGAATAAGTATATTTGTACTATTTTACTATCTAATAGTTTACTTCTTTGTTCAGAACTAGCACCCGTTACTATTACAGGAACTGCCATAGATTCTTTGACTATGCAAGATATAGACCCTTTAAAAGAAAAAAACGAAATAAGCAGCAAAGGTATAGAACTATTTGGAGATAAATCAAAAAGTTCGGTTTATAAAACTTTGGACATAGACCCTTCACTTGTTATTGAATCTCAAGATGCCTATGGTTTGGCTCCGACAAAAGCAAGAAGCAGGGGTGTAGACAGCAACTTTATGGCAATGACTTTAGAGGGAGTGCCTAACTACTCTATTAGACCAATAGGACCTAGACAAAATATTTATGACCTTGAAAATCTTGAAACTATAGAATACTATACGGGAGCTCTTACTCCAAATACGGGAAACAGTGTAGGAAGTAAAGCGGGACTTATAAATCTAATTTTTAAAAGACCTACAAATATACCTCAAGGAACAATATCCCTAACTACGGGAGAAGATGATTTTTACAAAGCCTTCGTAAGAGCCGACAGCGGTTTAATAAACAAATATTATAAGTTTTTTATCTCAATGAGTAGAGCAGATGCTCAAAAATGGAAAGGAAAAGGGGATTTAGGACCAAAGAAAAACTTTGTTTTGGGAGTAACTTCTTCAAACGAGAATTTCCCTTTTGAAATTTTTTATACTCATAATGAACAAAAAAGACACGATTTTAAAGGGCTCACTTATGAGCAAACAAAAGATTTGGATAAATACTACAATGAAGATTATCAAAGTAGCGATCCAAATTCAAAAGACTATTATGACTATTGGAAAGATGACTCAGAATACAATGATCTGCAATTTTCTCTAAGAAAAGGCTGTTTTAGTGCCGATTGTCTACTAAAACTCTACGGTTCTAAATATGAAGAGACAAGTGAAGAAGGTGACGGGATAGGAGAAGTAGATGCAAAAAGAGTAGGAATACTATTTTCAACAAACTATAAAATAGATAAACTAAATATCGAAAACGGTATCTGGATGGAGAGAGGCTGGCTTGAAAAACATGTAGAAAAAGTCAGTACGACAAAACAAAGAGATCATTTAGGTTGGAAATGGCTTAATGAAAATCACGGTCCTTCAGAAATGGTATCACCTTATCTTATGGCAAAAACTAATTTCGGGGATTTAAAAGTCGAAGCAGGTTTAAAATATTTTTACTATAAAGAGGCTGCAAATGACACATATTTAGGCAATAATAGTTATTCGAACTATGATGATGCCGTTTCAAACGGAACAATAGCTCCCGGAGGAGAAATAGGAGAGAATAGGTACAGAGCATGGTTGCCTACGTTAGGATTAAAATATAAAATCAATGATACCTTAGAAGCTTTTGCAAAATGGGGAAAAGGTTATCAAAGACCTTACAGATACTCTTTTGCGGCACAATATGCGGCAAATAAAAACGGATTAAGAGATAAACTTTTAGCACAAGGAAAATCTTTAAAATCTGTTGTTGAGTCTTGGGAAATGGAGACATCTAATATGTTTGATATAGGTATTAGAAAATATTTTGATAATGCAGAAGTAACTACAAGCTTTTTTTACAATATCCATGATAATCTTTTAAGTTCGGCATATGATCCCCAACTAGGAGTGGATTATCTACAAAATATAGGAAAAGCAGTTATCTACGGTATGCAAATTCAAAGTAATATTGAACCCACAGAAAACTTATCTCTTTTTATAAATCCGGCAATTACATACAGCGAAGTAAAAGAGGATATTAATTATTCAGATACAAAATATAGTTTAAAAGGCAACGAAGTTCCTGAAACACCTAGATTTACTCTAAAAATGGGTGCGGCATATCAACTAAACAAACATATCTTTTCAGTAAAAGGAAGATATATAGGTGAAAGATATGCAGATATAGAAAATGAAGAGAAAATAGACGATTATACTACTGTTGATTTAACATATGGATATAATTTCAAAAATGTACTGTTTGCAAAAGAGTTATCGTTTCAACTCTCATTTTTAAATATTTTTGATGAAAAATATATCTCTAGTATAGGAAGTGTCGATATTCTTGAAGATACTACAAGTTATTATGTAGGAGCCCCAAGAAGTATCACTTTTAATATAAAAGGAGTTTTTTAA
- a CDS encoding TPM domain-containing protein: MKKFLYIFLSLFLFQNILFAQPSFPELTGRVVDKAELFSQNQKNELNSLLENHEKQTSNQIVIVTLNSLKGYDIADYGYQLGRYWKIGQEKKNNGVLLIVSKKERKIRIEVGYGLEGALTDKISHEIIEYIIKPKFRQADYYQGIYQGAKAVIDTIKGEYKPENYNIPKEETMNWFFLYFVIIFLSPVLASFGKAFKSNTLFKIFHSSMLGGFAGAFAIAFFNSFILSALAFFIISIIIFFTTKKVSYDSYTSSHSTHTGGFGGFSGRSSGGFSGGFGGFSGGGGSFGGGGASGGW; encoded by the coding sequence ATGAAAAAGTTCCTGTATATATTTTTAAGCCTTTTTCTTTTTCAAAATATTCTATTTGCACAGCCAAGCTTTCCTGAACTAACAGGAAGAGTGGTTGACAAAGCGGAACTATTTTCCCAAAATCAAAAAAATGAACTAAACTCTTTATTAGAAAATCATGAAAAACAGACTTCAAATCAAATTGTTATCGTAACTTTGAACTCTTTAAAGGGTTATGATATAGCAGATTACGGTTATCAGTTAGGAAGATATTGGAAAATCGGGCAAGAGAAAAAGAACAACGGCGTATTATTAATCGTCTCAAAGAAAGAGAGAAAAATACGAATAGAAGTTGGTTATGGTTTAGAAGGGGCTTTAACCGATAAAATTTCCCATGAGATTATTGAATATATAATCAAACCCAAATTTAGACAAGCAGACTATTATCAAGGTATTTATCAAGGAGCAAAGGCTGTTATTGATACCATAAAAGGGGAATACAAACCTGAAAATTATAATATTCCCAAAGAAGAGACCATGAACTGGTTTTTCTTATATTTTGTAATAATATTTTTATCCCCTGTTTTAGCCTCATTCGGAAAAGCTTTTAAAAGTAATACTCTCTTTAAAATTTTTCATTCAAGTATGTTAGGGGGATTTGCAGGGGCTTTTGCAATAGCTTTTTTTAATAGTTTTATTCTTTCTGCATTGGCATTTTTTATTATATCAATTATAATTTTCTTTACTACAAAAAAAGTCTCTTATGATTCATATACAAGTTCACACTCAACACATACAGGTGGTTTCGGTGGTTTTTCAGGAAGAAGTTCAGGCGGTTTTTCAGGTGGATTCGGAGGCTTCAGCGGCGGTGGCGGAAGTTTTGGCGGAGGTGGAGCCAGTGGAGGTTGGTAA
- the dksA gene encoding RNA polymerase-binding protein DksA codes for MPRELNQKQVEEIHNLLLESKKNIESTLNTISDSHNDLSNMDLNDDGDFAAASRDYNNDIHIKKQQVEELALIDHALSKIEKGTYTGLCEMCDSEIGMKRLRVKPYAKYCIDCRSYIDKK; via the coding sequence ATGCCTAGAGAGTTAAATCAAAAACAAGTTGAAGAGATTCACAATTTATTATTGGAAAGTAAAAAAAATATAGAATCTACATTGAATACAATATCTGATTCTCATAACGATTTAAGTAATATGGACTTAAATGATGACGGTGACTTTGCAGCAGCTAGCAGAGACTATAACAATGATATTCATATTAAGAAACAGCAAGTTGAAGAGTTAGCGCTTATAGACCATGCTTTGTCAAAAATCGAAAAAGGTACATACACCGGACTTTGTGAAATGTGTGATTCTGAAATCGGGATGAAAAGATTAAGAGTTAAACCTTATGCAAAATATTGCATAGATTGCAGAAGTTATATAGATAAGAAGTAA
- a CDS encoding DUF695 domain-containing protein: MEEKWYLENTGNLNQILRVRDDIDLPQTIKEFPHLVLIKCEYHVADDIMFPDPACIAFFTAFENNHLESLEEENKVALLAVDICEGTMQFYLYCKDPEQTVYDSIDFLKSNNLYKCDFEIIKDDKGKRLNQII; encoded by the coding sequence ATGGAAGAGAAGTGGTATTTAGAAAACACGGGAAATTTAAATCAGATTTTAAGAGTTAGAGACGATATAGATCTTCCTCAAACCATAAAGGAATTTCCTCATTTGGTATTAATAAAATGTGAATATCATGTTGCTGATGATATTATGTTCCCGGATCCTGCTTGTATAGCTTTTTTTACAGCTTTTGAAAATAACCATTTAGAGAGTTTGGAAGAGGAGAATAAGGTTGCTCTTTTGGCAGTTGATATATGTGAAGGTACAATGCAGTTTTATCTTTACTGTAAAGATCCCGAACAAACGGTATATGACTCCATAGATTTTTTAAAATCAAATAATTTGTATAAATGTGATTTTGAAATTATTAAAGATGATAAAGGCAAAAGATTAAATCAAATTATTTAA
- a CDS encoding DUF4405 domain-containing protein yields the protein MNFKKITSLTMFFVMLVMTYTGIVLFIAPPGRIAHWSNWEIFGLTKDEYANIHSTFMALFIFMTLFHIFYNFKPITSYMKNKAREFVFFTKDMIVALVLTLVFLLGTLFNLSPFSNFLNLGDGVKNSWEKEYGTAPYSHAELSSLKMFSRRLGYDLQKSEEILKQNNLKYKTSQSLTQIADSNGVSPQFIYQLLKKNFQKEGSATIELTGLGRKTVQEVANTLKISTEQFINQLKSLGIEAKADEKFRSVTEKYDLSPMDVMIKLGYKK from the coding sequence ATGAATTTTAAGAAAATTACTTCTTTAACGATGTTTTTCGTAATGTTAGTGATGACATATACGGGAATAGTTTTATTTATTGCTCCTCCCGGAAGGATTGCGCATTGGTCAAATTGGGAGATTTTCGGCTTAACAAAAGATGAATATGCAAATATTCACAGTACATTTATGGCTCTTTTTATTTTTATGACTCTTTTTCATATTTTTTATAATTTCAAACCAATAACAAGTTATATGAAAAACAAAGCAAGAGAGTTTGTCTTTTTTACAAAAGATATGATTGTAGCACTTGTATTGACTTTGGTTTTTCTTCTTGGAACTCTTTTTAACCTTTCTCCCTTTTCAAATTTTTTAAATCTTGGAGACGGAGTTAAAAATTCATGGGAGAAAGAGTACGGAACTGCTCCTTATTCCCATGCAGAACTCTCTTCTCTTAAAATGTTTTCAAGAAGATTAGGTTATGACTTGCAAAAAAGTGAAGAGATTTTAAAACAGAATAATCTAAAATACAAAACATCTCAAAGTTTGACTCAAATTGCAGACTCAAATGGAGTCAGTCCTCAATTTATATATCAACTTTTAAAGAAAAATTTTCAAAAAGAGGGAAGTGCAACCATTGAATTAACAGGACTTGGAAGAAAAACGGTTCAAGAAGTTGCAAACACTTTGAAAATCTCTACGGAGCAATTTATAAATCAGCTGAAAAGTTTGGGAATAGAAGCAAAAGCAGATGAAAAGTTTAGGAGTGTAACTGAAAAATATGATTTAAGTCCGATGGATGTAATGATAAAATTAGGTTATAAAAAATAG
- the ung gene encoding uracil-DNA glycosylase, translating into MSSWENVINIEKSKEYYKNLKSEIDRRYETTTVFPPKNKIYNAFSKTSLENLKVVILGQDPYHGRGQAQGLAFSTPKEIKNPPSMQNILKEIYEEFKKPSLCVDGDLTPWAKQGVLLINAILTVEEGKAKSHHNLGWEIFTDNIIKYISENCEGIIFLLWGSPAIAKSKLIDKSKHYILTAPHPSPLSAYRGFFGCNHFIKANEILKNIGKEPINW; encoded by the coding sequence ATGAGTTCTTGGGAAAATGTAATCAATATTGAGAAAAGCAAAGAGTATTATAAAAATTTAAAAAGTGAAATTGACAGAAGATACGAAACAACGACCGTATTCCCTCCTAAAAATAAAATTTACAATGCTTTTTCAAAAACATCGTTAGAGAATTTAAAAGTTGTTATTTTGGGACAAGACCCTTACCACGGAAGAGGACAAGCACAAGGTTTGGCTTTTTCTACTCCAAAAGAGATAAAAAATCCTCCCTCAATGCAGAATATTTTAAAAGAGATTTATGAAGAGTTTAAAAAACCTTCACTTTGTGTGGACGGGGATTTAACACCTTGGGCAAAACAAGGAGTTCTTTTGATAAATGCCATTTTAACGGTAGAAGAGGGAAAAGCAAAATCACATCACAATTTAGGTTGGGAAATCTTTACGGACAATATAATCAAATATATTTCCGAGAATTGTGAAGGAATAATTTTCCTTTTGTGGGGAAGTCCCGCTATTGCAAAAAGTAAATTAATTGACAAATCAAAACACTATATTTTAACTGCTCCCCACCCAAGTCCTTTATCTGCATACAGAGGATTTTTCGGGTGTAATCATTTTATAAAAGCAAATGAGATATTAAAAAATATAGGTAAAGAACCCATTAACTGGTAG
- a CDS encoding HAD family hydrolase: MINEKAVIFDMDGTLLNSLKDIAICSNIVLDEFNLPVHQLEDYKNFVGGGIQVLIENCTPKDISEELFFKILERFKEVYEMGVQNETKPYEGIYDLLKQLHEKEIKMGILSNKIHEFTVKYYEKFFHDINMQEVHGQKKNIPKKPDPTAAKLIAKNFDISCDNILFVGDSDVDIKTAKNAGMIAVGVSWGFRGTKELIENGADYIVKTPQDILKLLE; this comes from the coding sequence ATGATAAATGAAAAAGCAGTTATATTTGATATGGATGGAACTTTACTTAATTCACTAAAAGATATAGCTATTTGTTCAAATATAGTTTTGGATGAATTTAATCTTCCAGTACACCAACTAGAAGATTATAAAAATTTTGTGGGTGGAGGGATTCAGGTTTTAATAGAAAATTGCACTCCTAAAGATATTTCAGAAGAACTCTTTTTTAAAATTCTTGAAAGATTTAAAGAGGTTTATGAAATGGGTGTACAAAATGAAACTAAACCCTATGAAGGTATATACGACCTTCTCAAACAGTTACATGAAAAAGAGATAAAAATGGGGATTTTATCAAATAAAATCCATGAATTTACCGTTAAATATTATGAAAAATTTTTCCATGATATAAATATGCAGGAAGTTCACGGTCAAAAAAAGAATATTCCTAAAAAACCCGATCCCACAGCAGCGAAACTAATTGCAAAAAATTTTGACATTTCTTGCGACAATATTCTGTTTGTAGGAGACAGCGATGTGGATATTAAAACCGCAAAAAATGCAGGAATGATCGCAGTTGGCGTTTCATGGGGATTTAGAGGAACAAAAGAACTTATAGAAAATGGTGCCGATTATATTGTAAAAACACCTCAAGATATACTAAAGCTTTTGGAGTAA
- a CDS encoding BaiN/RdsA family NAD(P)/FAD-dependent oxidoreductase — MKIAIIGAGAAGIIASIIAKRENNSLKIDLFDINNAIGKKILASGNGRCNISNIDCKVENYIGEDPNFTEFALKQFDFNSFKKFCKSIGLLLDIKKDGKVYPLSNEAKSVVNLLQNSLEDLHINLILETKITGIEKENKKFNLKAENREFKQYDKVLISSGLKAAPQLNATEEGLTLGSVLGHTFNPTYPSLVGLHTDFEQKSKIQGVKKESLVTLFIDGQKEKEIKGDLLFTKYGVSGFAILDISQYAAYPLSLYQNVQIAINLFPNFSRNEVLGMVESLFKTLPKQNAMQLLTGIISNKLAPVIFEICKIDKQSKAEDINAKQIRAILNTLINWRFKITDTQGFKHAEASGGGIRTEEVDNKTFESKKCEGLYFAGEILDIVGNRGGYNLQFAWASGFLAGKALSQK; from the coding sequence ATGAAAATAGCGATAATTGGAGCCGGAGCTGCCGGAATAATTGCAAGTATAATAGCAAAAAGAGAGAATAACTCTTTAAAAATAGATCTTTTTGACATAAACAATGCAATAGGTAAAAAAATTCTTGCAAGCGGAAACGGAAGATGTAATATCTCAAATATAGATTGTAAGGTTGAAAATTATATCGGAGAAGATCCAAATTTCACAGAATTTGCTTTAAAACAGTTTGATTTTAACTCTTTTAAAAAATTTTGCAAAAGTATAGGTTTGCTGCTTGATATAAAAAAAGACGGTAAAGTTTATCCTTTGTCAAATGAAGCAAAATCAGTTGTAAATCTGCTTCAAAACTCTTTGGAAGATTTGCATATAAATCTGATTTTGGAAACAAAAATAACAGGAATAGAAAAAGAGAATAAAAAGTTTAATTTAAAAGCAGAAAATAGAGAGTTTAAGCAGTATGATAAAGTTTTAATAAGCTCAGGGCTAAAAGCTGCACCTCAATTAAATGCTACAGAAGAGGGATTAACTTTAGGCTCTGTTTTGGGGCATACTTTTAATCCGACTTACCCTTCTTTAGTCGGACTTCACACCGATTTTGAACAAAAAAGCAAAATCCAAGGAGTTAAAAAAGAGTCTTTGGTAACACTTTTTATAGACGGGCAGAAAGAAAAAGAGATAAAAGGAGATCTGCTTTTTACAAAATACGGAGTATCGGGCTTTGCAATTCTTGATATCTCTCAATATGCTGCATATCCTTTAAGTTTATATCAAAATGTACAAATAGCAATAAATCTTTTTCCAAACTTTAGTAGAAATGAGGTTTTAGGAATGGTTGAATCTCTTTTTAAAACTCTGCCCAAACAAAATGCAATGCAGCTTTTAACGGGAATAATCTCAAATAAACTAGCTCCTGTAATATTTGAAATCTGTAAAATAGATAAACAAAGTAAAGCAGAAGATATAAATGCCAAACAAATTAGAGCAATTTTAAATACCCTTATAAACTGGAGATTTAAAATTACCGATACTCAAGGGTTTAAACATGCAGAAGCCAGCGGCGGGGGTATTAGAACAGAAGAAGTAGATAATAAAACTTTTGAAAGTAAAAAATGTGAAGGCTTGTATTTTGCAGGAGAGATTCTGGATATTGTAGGAAATCGCGGAGGATATAATCTTCAATTTGCTTGGGCAAGCGGATTTTTGGCGGGTAAAGCACTTTCTCAAAAATAG
- a CDS encoding LemA family protein, translated as MRAFLIGIGIIILAFLALVTANINNVPKLDENVKASWSQVQNQYKRRADLIPNLVSTVKGYAEHEKSTLEEVTKARASVGKINLTPQMLTNKTLFQQFQKAQDALSSALSRLMVVVEKYPDLKANKNFLALQSQLEGTENRISVARRDYIQAVKLYNTELRTYPGRIIAAIFYPEAKVKESFTATPKEQEAPKVQF; from the coding sequence ATGAGAGCATTTCTTATAGGTATCGGTATAATTATTTTAGCTTTTTTAGCTCTTGTAACGGCAAATATAAACAATGTCCCAAAACTTGATGAAAATGTAAAAGCCTCTTGGTCACAAGTCCAAAACCAATATAAAAGAAGAGCAGATTTAATCCCTAATTTAGTATCTACTGTTAAAGGTTATGCAGAACATGAAAAATCGACTTTGGAAGAGGTCACCAAAGCAAGAGCAAGTGTGGGTAAAATAAATTTAACTCCCCAAATGTTGACAAACAAAACACTGTTTCAGCAGTTTCAAAAAGCACAAGATGCTTTGAGTTCAGCACTTTCAAGATTGATGGTAGTAGTAGAAAAATATCCTGATTTAAAAGCAAATAAAAACTTTTTGGCTTTACAATCACAATTAGAAGGAACTGAAAACAGAATCTCTGTTGCAAGAAGAGATTATATCCAAGCAGTAAAACTTTACAATACTGAGTTAAGAACTTATCCGGGAAGAATAATTGCCGCAATTTTCTACCCCGAAGCCAAAGTAAAAGAGAGTTTTACGGCAACACCTAAAGAGCAAGAGGCTCCAAAAGTTCAATTCTAA
- a CDS encoding CNNM domain-containing protein, with protein MLMLLYFFIAVGISFLCSILEAVLLSITASHIEIVKENNKRLGLLMESQKNNIDFSIAAILTLNTFAHTLGAAGVGAEAAKLFGEEYMFYISALLTILILVFSEIIPKTLGAFYWKKLAGFSTRVIKFLTVITYPLLVVMNKITILIAPQEKESITKEEIIATANIAEEKGILRETESSIIENLLKLHSIRVKDILTPRSVMFCVKKDDLLQSFKGENLLKMEKFKEYSRVPVYGDNIDDIRGIVISKELFHEMIENKLEHKEKIIKPVSSVNENVPVSKLIDMFLAKKEHLFIVSDNYGQTEGVVTLEDAVETLLGIEIVDELDSNVNMREVARAKMLKHRAQKLKV; from the coding sequence ATGTTAATGTTATTGTATTTTTTTATTGCAGTGGGGATCTCTTTTTTATGTTCAATTCTTGAAGCCGTACTTTTATCTATTACTGCTTCTCACATAGAGATTGTAAAGGAGAATAATAAAAGGCTGGGACTTTTGATGGAATCTCAGAAGAATAATATAGATTTTTCAATAGCAGCAATTTTGACTTTAAATACTTTTGCCCATACCTTAGGTGCGGCAGGAGTCGGTGCCGAAGCTGCAAAACTTTTTGGAGAAGAGTATATGTTTTATATCTCCGCTCTTCTTACTATTTTGATTTTAGTATTTTCAGAAATAATTCCAAAAACATTAGGAGCTTTTTATTGGAAAAAACTTGCAGGTTTTTCCACAAGAGTTATTAAATTTTTAACGGTAATTACTTATCCTTTATTGGTAGTTATGAATAAAATTACTATTTTGATAGCTCCCCAGGAAAAAGAGAGCATTACAAAAGAGGAGATAATAGCAACTGCAAATATAGCTGAAGAGAAAGGGATTTTAAGAGAAACCGAGAGTTCGATTATAGAAAATCTGTTAAAACTTCATAGTATAAGAGTAAAAGATATTTTAACACCTAGAAGTGTAATGTTTTGTGTGAAAAAAGATGACCTTCTTCAAAGTTTCAAAGGAGAAAATCTTTTAAAAATGGAAAAGTTTAAAGAGTATTCAAGAGTTCCCGTTTATGGAGATAATATTGATGATATAAGAGGAATAGTTATCTCTAAAGAGCTTTTTCATGAAATGATTGAAAACAAATTGGAGCATAAAGAGAAGATTATAAAACCCGTTAGCAGTGTAAATGAAAATGTTCCTGTCTCAAAACTTATTGATATGTTTTTGGCAAAAAAAGAACATCTTTTTATTGTTTCAGACAATTACGGGCAAACTGAAGGTGTTGTAACTTTGGAAGATGCCGTTGAAACACTTCTTGGAATTGAAATAGTTGATGAGTTGGATTCAAATGTAAATATGAGAGAAGTTGCCAGAGCAAAAATGTTAAAACATCGTGCCCAAAAATTAAAAGTATAA
- a CDS encoding TPM domain-containing protein gives MYLNKEQKEIISKEIEEFEKRSSAELVAVITQISSSYRFEILVLSLLLSAVVSIISLYFSIDAVKLFEIEVLSFLFFYLLINRFKKIVLLFLPKAYKYEKASFNAKQEFSNLGLRQTENRQAIMFFVSIDEKYVEIITDKEIKEKIDNSFWQNIVKEFIKDVKNKKFTQGYLKAIRACSEVLIKNFPIQKDDKNELSNEVIEL, from the coding sequence ATGTATTTAAATAAAGAACAAAAAGAGATAATCTCAAAAGAGATTGAAGAGTTTGAAAAAAGAAGTTCGGCAGAGTTAGTTGCCGTAATTACACAAATATCATCCTCTTATAGGTTTGAAATTTTAGTATTATCTTTACTTTTAAGCGCTGTGGTATCGATTATTTCTTTATATTTTAGTATAGATGCGGTTAAACTTTTTGAAATAGAGGTTTTATCTTTTCTCTTTTTTTATCTTCTGATAAATAGATTTAAAAAAATTGTTTTACTCTTTTTGCCCAAAGCATACAAATATGAAAAAGCCTCTTTTAATGCAAAACAAGAGTTTTCCAATCTTGGATTAAGACAGACCGAAAATAGACAAGCTATTATGTTTTTTGTTTCAATTGATGAAAAATATGTAGAAATAATCACAGATAAAGAGATAAAAGAAAAAATAGATAATAGTTTCTGGCAAAATATCGTTAAAGAGTTTATAAAAGATGTAAAAAACAAAAAATTTACTCAAGGATATCTAAAAGCAATTAGAGCTTGCAGTGAAGTTTTAATAAAAAACTTCCCTATACAAAAAGATGATAAAAATGAATTAAGCAATGAGGTAATAGAGTTATGA
- a CDS encoding rhodanese-like domain-containing protein, with the protein MKIKAIGLGILLAAATSLLASDFVDYHALTKNLKAENKKAGNYATTKEVKDALKSKDWIVADVRTMEEWSGAHIKGSVRVGRQAPEKALALYALDDDENFVKQNLIVICNSAARASIEAQTFRQMGFKKVKVYDLYSWIDECNPVVTKYTVKKDKEGTGLKFGNFYAEHCKK; encoded by the coding sequence ATGAAGATTAAGGCTATTGGCTTAGGAATTTTATTAGCAGCAGCAACTTCACTTTTGGCTAGTGATTTTGTTGATTATCATGCTTTGACTAAAAACCTAAAAGCAGAAAATAAAAAAGCGGGAAATTACGCAACTACAAAAGAGGTGAAAGATGCTCTTAAATCAAAAGATTGGATTGTTGCAGATGTTAGAACAATGGAAGAGTGGTCAGGGGCACATATAAAAGGAAGTGTAAGAGTCGGAAGACAAGCACCTGAAAAAGCCCTTGCATTATATGCTTTAGACGATGATGAGAATTTTGTAAAACAAAATCTAATCGTAATTTGTAACTCTGCTGCAAGAGCTTCAATTGAAGCACAAACTTTTAGACAAATGGGATTTAAAAAAGTAAAAGTTTATGATTTATACTCATGGATTGACGAGTGTAATCCTGTTGTTACAAAATATACCGTTAAAAAAGATAAAGAAGGAACCGGGCTTAAATTCGGTAACTTTTACGCAGAACATTGTAAAAAATAG